From Halapricum desulfuricans, a single genomic window includes:
- a CDS encoding MATE family efflux transporter: MTTGAISPKLLHLAWPLVLGNLLQTAYNLADMFWVGRVGRESVAAVALMFPLSWMFVSTSIGITAATIALVSQHVGAGDERRADRVVAQTVLLTLVVGIALAALGWTFRVDLLSLMGADGQVFTEALAYIEIIFLALPLTFLFFAFRASLQGAGDTKTAMWLVLLSAGVNVVLDPFLILGWGPFPAMGTRGAGWATFVSRGLATAAGIGILLRGGFGVKLHVGDLRPDPRILRKLIDIGYPGTLDGWARSFAAVVMAAFVTPFGDAAIAAYGVGVRLMSVTWSVAGAVGQATATGVGQNLGAKTPDRAGRVTWVATGGTMALLGVAAGICLLVPELLIRVFLDDPATVSEGATFLYVIAPFWAFFGGTMVIQGAFRGAGQTKVAMALSLLSRWVFRVPVAIVLAFSLSVALPTGHTLETLGIGVVGIWIAFSVGGFLSFLVAVAWFRLGRWQEGVIEDERETVVADATVDESD, from the coding sequence ATGACGACGGGTGCGATCTCGCCGAAGCTGCTCCACCTAGCCTGGCCGCTCGTGCTCGGGAACCTCCTCCAGACAGCGTACAACCTCGCCGATATGTTCTGGGTCGGTCGGGTGGGTCGCGAATCCGTCGCCGCGGTCGCACTGATGTTTCCGCTGTCGTGGATGTTCGTCTCCACGTCGATCGGGATCACCGCCGCGACGATCGCGCTGGTCTCACAGCACGTCGGAGCCGGCGACGAGCGCCGGGCCGATCGGGTCGTCGCCCAGACGGTGCTGTTGACACTCGTGGTCGGGATCGCTCTGGCCGCGCTCGGGTGGACGTTCCGAGTGGACCTGCTTTCGCTGATGGGTGCCGACGGACAGGTGTTCACCGAGGCCCTGGCGTACATCGAGATCATCTTTCTCGCGCTGCCGCTGACGTTCCTGTTCTTTGCCTTCCGTGCGTCCCTGCAGGGCGCGGGTGACACCAAGACTGCCATGTGGCTGGTGCTGCTGTCGGCGGGCGTGAACGTCGTCCTCGACCCGTTCCTCATTCTCGGCTGGGGACCGTTCCCGGCGATGGGGACGCGGGGTGCCGGCTGGGCGACGTTCGTCTCTCGGGGGCTCGCGACTGCCGCCGGGATCGGGATCCTCCTGCGCGGCGGGTTCGGCGTCAAACTCCACGTGGGCGACCTCCGTCCGGACCCCCGTATTCTCCGAAAGCTGATCGATATCGGCTACCCGGGGACGCTGGATGGCTGGGCCCGGAGCTTCGCCGCGGTCGTGATGGCGGCGTTCGTCACGCCCTTCGGCGACGCTGCCATCGCCGCCTACGGCGTCGGCGTCCGCCTGATGTCGGTGACGTGGTCGGTCGCGGGCGCGGTCGGACAGGCCACCGCGACCGGCGTCGGCCAGAACCTCGGCGCGAAGACGCCCGACCGGGCCGGCCGGGTCACCTGGGTCGCTACCGGCGGGACGATGGCGCTTCTGGGCGTCGCGGCGGGGATCTGTCTACTCGTCCCCGAGTTGCTGATCCGGGTGTTTCTCGACGACCCTGCGACCGTCAGCGAGGGCGCGACCTTCCTGTACGTTATCGCTCCGTTCTGGGCATTTTTCGGCGGCACGATGGTCATTCAGGGCGCGTTCCGTGGTGCCGGCCAGACGAAAGTCGCGATGGCACTCTCGCTGCTCTCCCGGTGGGTGTTCCGGGTGCCCGTGGCGATCGTCTTGGCGTTCTCGCTTTCGGTCGCGCTCCCGACCGGTCACACTCTCGAGACGCTCGGGATCGGCGTCGTGGGGATCTGGATCGCCTTCTCGGTCGGCGGGTTCCTGTCGTTTTTGGTGGCGGTGGCCTGGTTCCGGCTGGGTCGCTGGCAGGAGGGCGTCATCGAGGACGAGCGCGAGACGGTCGTCGCGGACGCGACGGTAGACGAATCGGACTAG
- the malA gene encoding alpha-amylase MalA — protein sequence MHHPGPPRFMAVGETQELAPRDPVPDEEYNWSITDAPAASSVVLGDESITYLTPDEPGTYTVELDAPDTTHELTVRVYPGDKSVTHQPGSGGYSGQSGYSGYSGVSGGSGGSGVSGGQSGSGAGSGLSRDVGERGRPRVTLTGERVGDEVVITAHPKTAPGAPEEDLDVEFFVDDRDDLEEYEVDGYEFRAPLDAVAEPVRVHGVAIGHQYSVPDTVSIHPDGGVERLNKPPEWTSEMSVYELYVRGFVDPDDDQTILGAIIDRLDYIRDLGLNTLWFTPVLQNDDFDHGYNITDFYSIADDLGGEEEFQRLVEEAHERDMKVLFDLVLNHSAREHEFYQRAIGGDPEYRDWYDWQDEENDVPDTYFDWPYIANFNYDNLEVRRHLLDAVEKWAEYVDGFRCDMAWAVPRPFWQEIRDLTKSKDSEFLLMDETIPYVADFHNLCFDVHFDAGLYFDLLQIGQGNQSADQIFDSIENRYQIGFPDHAGFLTYIENHDEDRYIEQAGEHAIRAAATASWTVPGIPMIYAGQEIGERQRRGHTHWEYANEELREFYHQLTETWEEIDALHVDADFERVEYESDNDGVTAYARDGEDGRYIVVLNFSDGSEVVGLDEKVEAIDQITGENVAAENGVTVEDAVVLPTE from the coding sequence ATGCACCATCCAGGCCCACCCCGGTTCATGGCAGTCGGAGAGACCCAGGAACTAGCCCCGCGAGATCCCGTCCCCGACGAGGAGTACAACTGGTCGATCACGGACGCGCCTGCGGCTAGTTCGGTCGTCCTCGGTGACGAGTCGATCACGTATCTCACGCCGGACGAACCCGGCACCTACACGGTCGAACTCGACGCACCGGACACCACTCACGAGCTGACCGTTCGAGTCTACCCTGGTGACAAATCAGTGACTCATCAGCCGGGTAGTGGCGGCTACAGTGGCCAGAGCGGCTACAGCGGCTACAGCGGGGTCTCGGGCGGTTCGGGCGGTTCGGGCGTCTCAGGCGGACAGAGCGGTAGCGGCGCCGGCTCCGGACTGTCTCGCGACGTCGGCGAGCGTGGCCGCCCCCGGGTCACGCTCACGGGCGAACGAGTCGGCGACGAGGTCGTCATCACGGCCCACCCCAAGACCGCGCCGGGCGCCCCCGAGGAAGACCTCGACGTCGAGTTCTTCGTCGACGACCGCGACGACCTCGAGGAGTACGAGGTCGACGGGTACGAGTTCCGCGCCCCGCTCGATGCGGTCGCGGAGCCCGTCCGCGTACACGGTGTCGCGATCGGCCACCAGTACAGCGTCCCGGACACCGTCTCGATCCATCCCGACGGCGGTGTCGAGCGGCTCAACAAACCGCCGGAGTGGACCTCCGAGATGTCCGTCTACGAGCTGTACGTCCGCGGGTTCGTCGACCCCGACGACGACCAGACGATCCTCGGAGCGATCATCGACCGGCTCGACTACATCAGGGACCTCGGGCTGAACACGCTGTGGTTCACGCCCGTTCTGCAGAACGACGACTTCGATCACGGCTACAACATCACGGACTTCTACTCCATCGCCGACGATCTGGGTGGCGAGGAGGAGTTCCAGCGACTCGTCGAGGAAGCTCACGAGCGCGATATGAAAGTCCTGTTCGACCTCGTTCTCAATCACTCCGCGCGCGAACACGAGTTCTACCAGCGCGCCATCGGAGGCGACCCCGAGTATCGCGACTGGTACGACTGGCAGGACGAGGAAAACGACGTGCCGGATACGTACTTCGACTGGCCGTACATCGCGAACTTCAACTACGACAACCTGGAGGTTCGTCGACACCTGCTGGACGCCGTCGAGAAGTGGGCCGAATACGTCGACGGGTTCCGCTGTGACATGGCCTGGGCCGTCCCGCGCCCGTTCTGGCAGGAGATCCGTGACCTCACGAAATCGAAAGACAGCGAGTTCCTGCTGATGGACGAGACGATTCCCTACGTCGCGGACTTCCACAACCTCTGTTTCGACGTCCACTTCGACGCCGGACTGTACTTCGATCTGCTCCAGATCGGCCAGGGCAACCAGTCGGCCGATCAGATCTTCGATTCGATCGAGAACCGCTATCAGATCGGCTTCCCGGATCACGCCGGCTTCCTCACCTACATCGAGAACCACGACGAGGACCGATACATCGAGCAGGCCGGTGAACACGCCATCCGAGCGGCCGCGACCGCGTCCTGGACGGTTCCGGGTATTCCGATGATCTACGCTGGCCAGGAGATCGGCGAACGCCAGCGTCGCGGCCACACCCACTGGGAGTACGCCAACGAGGAACTCCGGGAGTTCTACCACCAGCTGACCGAGACCTGGGAGGAGATCGACGCGCTACACGTCGACGCCGACTTCGAGCGCGTCGAGTACGAGAGCGACAACGACGGCGTCACCGCCTACGCCCGCGACGGCGAGGACGGCCGCTATATCGTCGTGCTGAACTTCTCGGACGGATCCGAAGTCGTCGGACTCGACGAGAAAGTCGAAGCGATCGACCAGATCACCGGCGAGAACGTCGCCGCCGAGAACGGCGTCACCGTCGAGGACGCGGTCGTCTTGCCCACGGAGTAA
- the glgP gene encoding alpha-glucan family phosphorylase encodes MVSDNPDGRIAYYTMEIGIENDVKTYSGGLGVLAGDTIRSFADMGVPAVCVAQLNERGYCKQTLEEDGTQISEEDPWPVEEYCEKLDVEVTVPVYGRDVTVTAWKYDVVSEQSGETVPIIYLDTNVESNDPDAREYTQRLYSPGYGEDVQLAQEIVLGIGGTRILDELGYEVDTYHMNEGHAALLTLELLKRNDMDPEAVREQTVFTTHTPVEAGHDQFDWELVNEVLGEFVPQDVLKKYSREEDLHMTYLALNLSRYANSVAKKHQEVSRNMFPGYDIDAITNGVHVPFWVGDSFKELYDEYVEGWRENPYKLKHASVIPDDELWEAHMEEKRDTIEFINEREDSDLDPEKLTIGFARRATAYKRADLIFYEHERLRHIAENVGEFQIVFAGKAFPGDEDGIGNIQEIFHNAWQLNDAVNVEYVEGYDMEVGAKLTSGVDVWLNNPRRPLEACGTSGMKAAYNGIPQLGTLDGWWVEGHIENETGWKIGPEPEESEPDETEAADEDRQDAMDMYDQLENTVVPMYYEDREKWIDIMRNTMSFNGPYYHTQRMVREYLDDAYSQ; translated from the coding sequence ATGGTGTCGGACAACCCGGACGGACGGATCGCGTATTACACGATGGAAATCGGAATCGAAAACGACGTCAAGACGTACAGCGGCGGGCTGGGCGTCCTGGCGGGCGATACGATCCGATCCTTTGCGGACATGGGCGTCCCCGCAGTCTGTGTCGCTCAGCTCAACGAGCGCGGTTACTGCAAGCAGACGCTCGAAGAGGACGGCACACAGATCAGCGAGGAGGACCCCTGGCCGGTTGAGGAGTACTGTGAGAAACTCGACGTTGAGGTGACGGTCCCGGTCTACGGTCGGGACGTGACGGTTACGGCCTGGAAGTACGACGTCGTCTCCGAGCAGAGCGGCGAGACGGTCCCGATCATCTATCTCGACACGAACGTCGAGAGCAACGACCCGGACGCCCGGGAGTACACGCAGCGACTGTACAGCCCCGGCTACGGCGAGGACGTCCAGCTGGCCCAGGAGATCGTCCTCGGGATCGGCGGGACGCGGATCCTCGACGAACTCGGCTACGAGGTCGACACCTACCACATGAACGAGGGTCACGCCGCCCTCCTGACGCTGGAACTGCTCAAGCGCAACGACATGGACCCCGAGGCGGTTCGAGAGCAGACCGTCTTCACGACTCACACGCCGGTCGAAGCCGGCCACGATCAGTTCGACTGGGAACTGGTCAACGAGGTCCTCGGGGAGTTCGTGCCCCAGGACGTCCTCAAGAAGTACAGCCGCGAGGAGGACCTGCACATGACGTACCTGGCGCTGAATCTCTCACGGTACGCCAACTCCGTCGCGAAGAAACACCAGGAGGTCTCCCGGAACATGTTCCCCGGGTACGACATCGACGCCATCACCAACGGCGTCCACGTCCCGTTCTGGGTCGGCGACTCCTTCAAGGAGCTGTACGACGAGTACGTCGAGGGGTGGCGCGAGAACCCCTACAAGCTCAAGCACGCCTCGGTCATCCCGGACGACGAACTCTGGGAGGCCCACATGGAAGAAAAGCGGGACACGATCGAGTTCATCAACGAGCGCGAGGACTCGGATCTCGACCCCGAGAAACTCACGATCGGGTTCGCCCGCCGGGCGACCGCCTACAAGCGCGCGGACCTGATCTTCTACGAACACGAGCGGCTGCGCCACATCGCCGAGAACGTCGGCGAGTTCCAGATCGTGTTCGCGGGGAAGGCGTTCCCCGGCGACGAGGACGGGATCGGCAACATCCAGGAGATCTTCCACAACGCCTGGCAGCTCAACGACGCGGTCAACGTCGAGTACGTCGAGGGCTACGACATGGAGGTCGGCGCGAAGCTGACCTCCGGCGTCGACGTCTGGCTCAACAACCCGCGACGGCCGCTGGAGGCCTGTGGCACCTCGGGCATGAAGGCCGCATACAACGGTATCCCGCAACTCGGCACGCTCGACGGCTGGTGGGTCGAAGGCCACATCGAAAACGAGACCGGCTGGAAGATCGGCCCCGAGCCCGAAGAGAGCGAGCCCGACGAGACCGAAGCCGCGGACGAGGACCGACAGGACGCGATGGACATGTACGACCAGCTGGAGAACACGGTCGTCCCGATGTACTACGAGGACCGCGAGAAGTGGATCGACATCATGCGCAACACGATGTCCTTCAACGGCCCGTACTACCACACCCAGCGCATGGTCCGTGAGTACCTCGACGACGCGTACTCGCAGTAG
- a CDS encoding TrmB family transcriptional regulator, which translates to MNTVALENQLKQFGLSEKEIQTYLTILEHGEAKASTIADDTGVSKRYVYSICEELEERGFVDVDDHVVPTKIRAKPPEEVIEMLSNRLEDIEPVLKQRYSETSSRPQRFDVIKSRVTVIKRLREYIESAEQELVVAVPEGYLPEVAEQLRAAVDRGVLVLLLISDVDDPEHVLDGVDRPVGSVIRTWELGMPVLLAVDEQLGIASPAEMVSRANSDDRAIAIVQGQIVPIIAGSFLANYWPFAQQHTVVDPVELPATYRSFRHATLQATLHNQAEATVYARATAQPVDTDDPFTTLEGTVVETRQGMVEPRTNTIPIEHTIIIETDEETVSVGGPDSFLEDYEARKVTLERP; encoded by the coding sequence ATGAACACCGTCGCGCTAGAAAACCAGCTCAAACAGTTCGGCCTCTCTGAAAAAGAGATTCAGACGTATCTGACGATCCTCGAACACGGGGAGGCGAAAGCGAGTACGATCGCGGACGACACGGGCGTCTCGAAACGGTACGTCTACAGCATCTGCGAGGAGCTCGAAGAGCGGGGGTTCGTCGACGTCGACGATCACGTCGTGCCGACGAAGATCCGGGCGAAACCCCCAGAAGAGGTCATCGAAATGCTGTCGAACCGGCTCGAAGACATCGAGCCGGTATTGAAACAGCGCTACTCGGAGACCTCCTCGCGACCCCAGCGGTTCGACGTCATCAAATCCCGCGTCACCGTCATCAAGCGCCTGCGGGAGTACATCGAGAGCGCCGAGCAGGAGCTGGTCGTCGCCGTTCCGGAGGGCTATCTCCCCGAAGTCGCGGAGCAGCTGCGGGCCGCGGTCGATCGCGGCGTCCTCGTCCTGCTGTTGATCAGCGACGTCGACGATCCCGAACACGTCCTCGACGGCGTCGACAGACCGGTGGGGAGCGTCATTCGGACCTGGGAACTCGGTATGCCCGTCCTGCTCGCGGTCGACGAACAGCTGGGAATCGCCTCGCCCGCCGAGATGGTCTCGCGGGCCAACAGCGACGATCGCGCGATCGCGATCGTGCAGGGACAGATCGTGCCGATCATCGCCGGTTCGTTCCTGGCGAACTACTGGCCGTTCGCCCAGCAACACACGGTCGTCGACCCGGTCGAGCTCCCGGCGACCTACCGGAGCTTCCGCCACGCGACGCTGCAGGCGACGCTGCACAATCAGGCCGAAGCGACGGTCTACGCCCGGGCGACCGCCCAGCCCGTCGACACTGACGATCCCTTCACGACGCTCGAGGGAACCGTCGTCGAGACCCGCCAGGGGATGGTCGAACCGCGGACGAACACGATCCCGATCGAACATACGATCATCATCGAAACCGACGAGGAGACCGTCTCCGTCGGCGGTCCGGACTCGTTCCTCGAAGACTACGAGGCGCGCAAGGTCACGCTGGAACGACCGTAA
- the malQ gene encoding 4-alpha-glucanotransferase: MDFDRQSGLFLHVASLPGPDGIGTLGDPAKTFVDFLADSGQSLWQFCPLGPTIPIHDNSPYQSYSAFAGNPLFIDLDELVERGWLEDLDRPDFDDGNVEYGPVREYKEARLEDAFETFKTDASDDDRADFEAFTDDAGDWLDEYALYRALRTHFDGVSWLDWPEGAKMRDPEVLAEYREELSETIEYRKFLQWLFDEQWSELKAYANERGVDLVGDMPIYVDLDSADVWANPEIFKLDEQREPKYVSGVPPDEFSDDGQMWGTPVYDWAALAERDYGWWVSRFERLLQRVDIFRIDHFKGFESYWEIPADADTAREGEWVDGPHEDIFYAVRDELGELPIVVEDLGEITDEMDRIREDLGYPGMNVAAFTDWCDGDSRYHPSSYDENSVAYTSTHDTDTVAGWYADLDEQQKDCLHYAVDYEGGDVHWDILDTIWGSDSVITLAQVQDPLGYGSDARFNVPGTEEDNWAWRVSEDALSADVAERLYEITESSGRLTD; this comes from the coding sequence ATGGACTTCGATAGACAGAGCGGACTGTTCCTGCACGTCGCTTCGTTACCCGGACCGGACGGTATCGGCACCCTCGGCGATCCGGCCAAAACATTCGTCGACTTTCTCGCCGACTCCGGGCAGTCGCTGTGGCAGTTCTGCCCGCTCGGTCCGACGATCCCGATTCACGACAACTCGCCGTATCAATCGTATTCGGCCTTCGCTGGCAACCCGCTGTTCATCGATCTGGACGAGCTGGTCGAGCGCGGCTGGCTCGAGGACCTCGATCGTCCCGACTTCGACGACGGGAACGTCGAGTACGGGCCGGTCAGGGAGTACAAGGAAGCGCGTCTCGAGGACGCCTTCGAGACGTTCAAAACCGACGCGTCCGACGACGACCGAGCGGACTTCGAGGCATTCACGGACGATGCCGGCGACTGGCTCGACGAATACGCGCTCTATCGAGCGCTGCGAACGCACTTCGATGGCGTCTCCTGGCTGGACTGGCCCGAGGGCGCGAAGATGCGTGATCCCGAGGTGCTCGCGGAGTATCGCGAGGAGCTCTCCGAGACCATCGAGTACCGGAAGTTCCTCCAGTGGCTGTTCGACGAGCAGTGGTCCGAACTGAAAGCCTACGCGAACGAGCGCGGCGTCGATCTGGTCGGCGACATGCCGATCTACGTCGACCTGGACAGCGCGGACGTCTGGGCCAACCCGGAGATCTTCAAGCTGGACGAGCAACGCGAGCCGAAGTATGTCTCCGGTGTCCCGCCGGACGAGTTCTCCGACGACGGTCAGATGTGGGGGACCCCGGTCTACGACTGGGCCGCGCTGGCCGAGCGCGATTATGGCTGGTGGGTCAGCCGCTTCGAACGGCTCCTCCAGCGGGTCGATATCTTCCGCATCGACCACTTCAAAGGATTCGAGAGCTACTGGGAGATCCCGGCCGACGCCGACACCGCCCGCGAAGGCGAATGGGTCGATGGCCCCCACGAGGACATCTTCTACGCCGTTCGGGACGAACTGGGCGAACTGCCGATCGTCGTCGAGGACCTCGGGGAGATCACCGACGAGATGGACCGGATCCGGGAGGATCTGGGGTATCCGGGTATGAACGTCGCGGCCTTCACCGACTGGTGTGACGGGGACAGCCGCTACCATCCCTCCTCCTACGACGAGAACTCCGTCGCGTACACGTCCACCCACGACACGGACACCGTCGCGGGCTGGTACGCGGATCTCGACGAGCAACAGAAAGACTGCCTGCACTACGCCGTCGACTACGAGGGCGGGGACGTCCACTGGGACATTCTCGATACCATCTGGGGGTCCGACTCGGTCATCACGCTCGCACAGGTACAGGACCCTCTCGGATACGGGTCGGACGCACGATTCAACGTCCCCGGGACCGAGGAGGACAACTGGGCCTGGCGGGTCAGCGAGGACGCCCTCTCGGCGGACGTCGCCGAGCGACTGTACGAGATCACCGAATCGAGCGGCCGACTGACCGACTAG
- a CDS encoding extracellular solute-binding protein — translation MNTSVTSLLLGVADGQSDTSDEDGDQPSTAQSTEQVASVDGGAEPDCDPAELERLREEVAELRDERDRERERADRLEAAITATTETMERAIDGDLTARTDIAAEDPAVRELGAVCDELIGEWGESIRRVQEFSQQVSGATEQVATTAEAVREQSREVNESIREISADADRQHDHIEDVAGEVEDLSATVEEVASSAEEVANAAEVSADRAQSGGEAATAALDELDEIEATTETTLESVENLADSVEDIESIVEVIDDIAEQTNILALNASIEAARAGEEGAGFAVVADEVKGLAEETQSALDDIEGAIEAVREEADEAAADMRETRDRVGDGRATIDDALTALEDIVDDVEEVSGRVSEISNATESQAESTQQVAVMAEDVGEISEETAETADDVAAAARDQTSVLTEVQTATNTLAERTETLTESLEGFETTRGAADADGTTIEMWHAMSGQKGVLLETLAREFESQYDGEVSIELTAKGSYRGTLNATLNAIENGQPPTIAQIFEIGTKRAMDSGGFVPVEDVLPTGFDTGELLDPVRSYYTTDHRLYSLPFNSSTPVLCYNRTAFERAGIDPDRPPETFDAVRTAARDVVDAGVADSGITFANYAWYVEQWFAQAGQPLVNKRNGRGGDATEAHFDSDAGRDIFGWWAGMETDGLYHNPGVEARGEARSTFLDSDAAMLVASSSSLADVQAGAEDAGFELGTAPIPVAGERNGLAVGGASLWVPEAIPDSRQQLAGEFLAWLAQPAQQARWHRETGYFPINHGAVDTLRSDGWFRENPHFETALEELLASSDIPATNGARIGPFDTVRTLVEEAYLDARDHGVETALADLDAQVERLLENYRTGR, via the coding sequence ATGAACACGTCAGTTACCAGTCTCCTCCTCGGGGTCGCAGACGGGCAGTCGGACACGAGCGACGAGGACGGGGACCAGCCATCGACAGCACAATCGACAGAACAGGTGGCGTCGGTGGATGGGGGGGCTGAACCGGACTGTGATCCGGCGGAACTCGAGCGCCTTCGCGAGGAGGTGGCCGAGCTTCGCGACGAGCGCGATCGGGAACGCGAGCGGGCCGACCGGCTGGAGGCGGCCATTACTGCGACGACGGAGACCATGGAGCGCGCGATCGACGGCGATCTGACCGCTCGGACGGACATCGCGGCCGAAGACCCGGCTGTACGGGAACTCGGCGCGGTCTGTGACGAACTGATCGGCGAGTGGGGAGAGTCGATCAGACGCGTCCAGGAGTTCAGTCAGCAGGTCAGCGGCGCGACCGAGCAGGTCGCCACGACGGCCGAAGCCGTCCGCGAGCAGAGCCGGGAAGTCAACGAGTCGATCCGCGAGATCTCGGCCGATGCCGACCGACAGCACGACCACATCGAGGACGTCGCCGGGGAGGTTGAGGACCTCTCGGCGACGGTCGAGGAGGTCGCCTCCTCGGCGGAGGAGGTGGCCAACGCGGCGGAAGTCTCCGCGGATCGCGCCCAGTCGGGCGGCGAGGCCGCGACGGCCGCACTGGACGAGCTCGACGAGATCGAGGCGACCACGGAGACGACCCTCGAGAGCGTCGAGAACCTGGCCGACTCGGTCGAGGACATCGAGTCGATCGTCGAGGTGATCGACGACATCGCCGAGCAGACGAACATCCTCGCGCTCAACGCCTCGATCGAGGCTGCCCGCGCCGGCGAGGAAGGAGCCGGCTTCGCGGTCGTCGCCGACGAGGTCAAGGGCCTCGCCGAGGAGACCCAGTCGGCGCTCGATGACATCGAGGGGGCGATCGAGGCGGTCCGCGAGGAGGCCGACGAGGCCGCCGCCGACATGCGGGAGACGCGCGACCGGGTCGGCGACGGCCGGGCGACGATCGACGATGCGCTGACGGCGCTTGAGGACATCGTCGACGACGTCGAGGAGGTGTCCGGCCGGGTCAGCGAGATCAGCAACGCGACCGAGTCCCAGGCCGAGTCCACCCAGCAGGTGGCGGTCATGGCCGAAGACGTCGGCGAGATCAGCGAGGAGACCGCCGAGACCGCCGACGACGTCGCCGCGGCCGCCCGCGATCAGACCAGCGTCCTCACCGAGGTTCAGACCGCGACCAACACGCTGGCCGAACGGACCGAAACGCTGACTGAATCGCTCGAAGGCTTCGAGACGACTCGGGGCGCGGCCGACGCCGACGGCACTACGATCGAGATGTGGCACGCGATGAGCGGCCAGAAGGGCGTCCTGCTCGAAACGCTGGCCCGCGAATTCGAATCCCAGTACGACGGCGAGGTCTCGATCGAGCTGACCGCGAAGGGGAGCTACCGCGGGACGCTGAACGCCACGCTGAACGCTATCGAGAACGGCCAGCCGCCGACGATCGCCCAGATCTTCGAGATCGGCACCAAGCGGGCGATGGACAGCGGCGGGTTCGTCCCTGTCGAGGACGTCCTGCCGACCGGCTTCGACACCGGGGAGCTGCTGGATCCGGTCAGGTCGTACTACACGACCGATCACCGGCTGTACTCGCTGCCGTTCAACTCCTCGACGCCGGTGCTGTGCTACAACCGGACGGCCTTCGAGCGGGCAGGGATCGATCCCGACCGGCCGCCCGAGACGTTCGATGCCGTCCGGACCGCCGCCAGAGACGTCGTCGATGCGGGCGTCGCCGACTCCGGGATCACCTTCGCCAACTACGCCTGGTACGTCGAGCAGTGGTTCGCACAGGCCGGCCAGCCACTCGTGAACAAGCGCAACGGTCGGGGCGGCGACGCGACCGAGGCGCACTTCGACAGCGACGCCGGCCGCGATATCTTCGGGTGGTGGGCCGGGATGGAAACTGACGGGCTCTATCACAACCCCGGCGTGGAGGCCCGTGGGGAGGCCAGGTCGACCTTCCTCGATAGCGATGCGGCGATGCTCGTCGCGTCGAGTTCGTCGCTCGCGGACGTGCAGGCGGGTGCCGAGGATGCCGGGTTCGAGCTGGGAACGGCCCCGATCCCCGTCGCCGGGGAGCGCAACGGGCTGGCCGTCGGCGGGGCCTCGCTGTGGGTGCCCGAAGCGATCCCGGACTCCCGGCAGCAACTCGCCGGCGAGTTCCTCGCGTGGCTCGCCCAGCCAGCCCAGCAGGCTCGCTGGCACCGCGAGACGGGGTACTTCCCGATCAACCACGGTGCGGTCGACACGCTACGCTCTGACGGCTGGTTCCGGGAGAACCCCCACTTCGAGACCGCACTCGAAGAGCTGCTCGCGAGTTCGGATATCCCGGCAACCAACGGTGCTCGGATCGGTCCGTTCGACACGGTCCGGACGCTCGTCGAGGAAGCCTATCTCGACGCCCGCGATCACGGCGTCGAGACGGCGCTCGCCGACCTCGACGCACAGGTCGAGCGGTTGCTGGAGAACTACCGCACTGGTCGATAG